One genomic segment of uncultured Desulfobacter sp. includes these proteins:
- a CDS encoding IMP cyclohydrolase: MSTDLKKMYKTIMDDHFTPAMEISFVNGDSRQTLFYEKVSWIIDGVQKGLRYGENPGQEAALYRLVNGNLALGDAKTIVPGKHLVSDIELLQSGKHPGKTNLTDADNSLNILRYFTDTPCAVIVKHNNPCGAARADSLEQAYAKAYMADRIAAFGGCIALNKAVDKATAEGIADQYAEVVVAPEFEEGVIDILGRRKNLRVIRINAMDKLQSFIGERVVDFKSLMDGGIVAQWSFVPKALKKEDLFIASTEYKGKTYKVDRVPTDQEYQDMLFGWLVESGITSNSVIYVKDDCTVGIGTGEQDRVGVAEIAVDKAYRKLCDRYCFERYNTSFADMIDEDKRAEIEADVAKEKGGLIGSSMISDAFFPFRDGIDVGLRQGVKAVIQPGGSMNDYQSIEACNENDASMVYTGQRSFKH, from the coding sequence ATGAGCACCGATCTTAAAAAGATGTACAAAACCATAATGGATGACCATTTTACCCCGGCCATGGAAATTTCCTTTGTGAATGGCGATAGCCGGCAGACCCTGTTTTATGAAAAGGTTTCCTGGATAATTGACGGGGTGCAAAAGGGCCTTCGTTACGGGGAAAATCCGGGTCAGGAAGCCGCGCTATACCGGCTGGTTAATGGAAATTTGGCACTGGGAGATGCAAAAACCATCGTACCGGGCAAACATCTTGTGTCCGATATTGAATTGCTGCAGTCCGGCAAACACCCGGGTAAAACCAATCTCACAGATGCAGACAATTCCCTGAATATTTTACGGTATTTTACGGATACGCCCTGTGCGGTCATTGTCAAGCACAATAACCCCTGCGGGGCTGCCCGGGCGGACAGCCTGGAACAGGCCTATGCCAAAGCTTATATGGCAGACCGTATCGCGGCGTTTGGTGGGTGCATTGCCCTGAACAAGGCAGTGGACAAGGCAACCGCCGAAGGCATTGCCGATCAGTATGCTGAAGTGGTGGTGGCTCCGGAGTTTGAGGAGGGAGTCATTGATATTCTAGGTCGACGGAAAAATCTGCGGGTGATCCGGATTAACGCCATGGATAAACTGCAATCTTTTATTGGTGAGAGGGTGGTGGATTTCAAAAGTCTTATGGACGGCGGCATTGTGGCCCAGTGGTCCTTTGTGCCCAAGGCATTAAAAAAAGAAGATCTTTTCATTGCTTCCACAGAATATAAGGGAAAAACATATAAAGTAGACCGGGTTCCCACGGATCAAGAATACCAGGATATGCTTTTTGGCTGGCTGGTGGAGTCCGGTATTACGTCCAATTCCGTAATATATGTTAAGGATGACTGCACTGTGGGTATCGGCACCGGTGAACAGGACCGGGTAGGGGTTGCGGAAATCGCCGTGGACAAGGCCTATCGCAAATTGTGTGACCGGTACTGCTTTGAACGTTACAATACATCTTTTGCAGACATGATTGATGAAGATAAAAGAGCCGAGATTGAAGCGGATGTTGCAAAAGAAAAGGGCGGGCTTATCGGGTCGTCCATGATTTCAGATGCTTTTTTCCCGTTCAGGGACGGCATTGATGTGGGCTTAAGACAAGGAGTAAAAGCCGTTATCCAGCCCGGCGGCTCTATGAACGATTATCAATCCATTGAAGCCTGCAATGAAAACGATGCCAGTATGGTATACACAGGGCAGCGCAGTTTTAAACACTAA
- a CDS encoding sigma-54 dependent transcriptional regulator: MIAAHKILIVDDDPSILEVLDARLSASNFKVLKAKDAAGAEQILRDQKGVDLLVSDIKMPGKSGVELFTDIRKDLPDLPVIFLTAYGTIPDAVEAIKLGAADYISKPFDGLELIKKINAMMALRGTSVGTEPMPLVDSGFYWGKSAAMKHLYTMVKKVAGSQVNVLILGESGVGKECIAGCIHKNSPREKQPYMVVDCGSTPAGILESELFGHLKGAFTHAVKDKIGLIEAADLGTLFLDEIGNISHDMQCRLLRFLEDKKIRQVGAVKEKTVDCRVIAATNADLAQAIEEGIFRQDLYYRLKGITLTIPPLRDRKEDIFPLAELFAGNYGKAHGIDRLRISDAAVKVLEEHPWPGNVRELKNAIEAGAVMCQNQVIEPWDLQVESIRENAVLTSDLQDSQAFSIEKSEKDTIIRALKESRGVQKDAADLLGISKRAMHYKVKKYHIDPTAYK, translated from the coding sequence GTGATAGCAGCACACAAAATACTCATTGTTGACGATGACCCCAGTATACTGGAGGTCTTGGACGCAAGACTGTCTGCATCCAACTTCAAAGTGTTGAAGGCAAAGGATGCGGCTGGGGCCGAACAAATACTCAGGGATCAGAAAGGCGTAGATCTGCTGGTTTCAGATATAAAAATGCCAGGAAAAAGCGGAGTGGAATTGTTCACGGATATCCGTAAGGACCTGCCGGATCTGCCTGTGATTTTTTTGACTGCTTACGGCACCATACCGGATGCTGTGGAGGCTATAAAACTGGGCGCAGCCGATTATATTTCCAAGCCTTTTGACGGTCTGGAATTGATTAAGAAAATTAATGCCATGATGGCCCTGCGCGGTACAAGTGTCGGCACAGAACCGATGCCGCTTGTTGACTCTGGATTTTACTGGGGAAAGTCCGCTGCCATGAAGCATCTTTATACCATGGTGAAAAAGGTTGCTGGCTCCCAGGTCAACGTGCTTATTCTCGGGGAAAGTGGTGTGGGCAAGGAATGTATTGCCGGATGTATTCATAAAAACAGCCCTAGAGAAAAACAGCCCTACATGGTTGTGGACTGCGGGTCAACGCCGGCAGGTATCCTTGAAAGTGAATTGTTCGGCCATTTGAAAGGGGCCTTTACCCATGCAGTAAAGGACAAGATTGGGCTTATTGAGGCTGCGGACTTAGGTACGCTTTTCCTGGATGAGATTGGCAATATCTCCCATGATATGCAATGCCGTCTGTTAAGATTTCTGGAAGATAAAAAAATTCGCCAGGTAGGCGCAGTAAAAGAAAAAACTGTGGACTGTCGGGTGATTGCAGCGACCAACGCTGATCTTGCCCAGGCCATTGAAGAGGGAATCTTCCGCCAGGACCTTTACTACCGGCTCAAGGGAATCACCCTGACCATTCCGCCTTTGCGGGACCGAAAAGAAGATATTTTTCCTTTGGCCGAGCTTTTTGCCGGCAACTATGGCAAGGCGCACGGCATTGACCGGTTGCGTATTTCCGATGCCGCAGTTAAGGTGCTCGAAGAGCATCCCTGGCCTGGCAATGTCCGGGAATTGAAAAATGCTATTGAAGCCGGGGCTGTTATGTGCCAAAATCAGGTTATTGAACCATGGGATCTTCAGGTTGAAAGCATCAGGGAAAATGCAGTGTTGACTTCAGACCTGCAGGATTCCCAGGCTTTTTCAATTGAAAAGAGTGAAAAGGATACCATTATAAGGGCCCTTAAAGAGTCAAGGGGAGTTCAAAAAGATGCGGCCGATCTTTTGGGTATCAGCAAACGAGCCATGCATTATAAGGTTAAAAAGTATCACATTGATCCCACAGCCTATAAATAG